The Pantoea vagans genome includes a window with the following:
- a CDS encoding DUF2002 family protein, protein MYLRPDEVARVLEKAGFEMDTLTPKIYGYRRGENYVYVNREARMGRTALIIHPTLKEKSQHFAEPASEMKTCDHYTQFPLYLMGESQEHYGIPHGFSSRIALERYLQGVFGA, encoded by the coding sequence ATGTATTTACGTCCGGATGAGGTAGCGCGCGTACTGGAAAAAGCAGGGTTCGAAATGGATACCCTGACGCCAAAGATCTACGGTTATCGTCGTGGTGAAAATTATGTCTACGTCAATCGCGAAGCGCGCATGGGACGAACGGCACTGATCATTCACCCCACGCTGAAAGAAAAAAGTCAGCACTTCGCTGAGCCCGCCTCAGAAATGAAGACCTGCGATCACTACACGCAGTTTCCGCTGTATCTGATGGGTGAATCGCAAGAGCATTACGGTATCCCACACGGTTTTAGCTCGCGCATTGCGCTTGAGCGCTATCTGCAAGGCGTATTTGGCGCCTGA